A DNA window from Aythya fuligula isolate bAytFul2 chromosome 4, bAytFul2.pri, whole genome shotgun sequence contains the following coding sequences:
- the FGFBP1 gene encoding fibroblast growth factor-binding protein 1 — translation MRIKNFGLLCVLILVSQMLLTTCERQKERKKGRQGIENGGKKQTESNQEKEKGQKPKGGKASPKGKFKTKENAECTWAVTSMDAATIRVECTSSDSKFWCEFSGDPSTCPHYAANQKSYWKQVSRSLKKQKQICQDPRSILKSKVCRKGPQSAHLILTRSSLLASVGPAKGDATHHKKEVTQVPAAASEPGKQLEHSSQDCVEDVDYIDQKKVAEEYCPESLLSFCNFFITMVQDKKC, via the coding sequence ATGAGAATCAAAAACTTTGGACTTCTTTGTGTGTTGATTCTGGTCTCCCAGATGCTACTAACCACCtgtgaaagacagaaggaaagaaaaaagggaagacaaGGCATAGAAAAcggtggaaaaaaacagactgaatcaaaccaagagaaagaaaaagggcagaagccaaaaggaggaaaagcatcTCCTAAAGGCAaatttaaaaccaaagaaaatgctgagtGCACCTGGGCAGTGACCAGCATGGATGCTGCTACCATACGAGTCGAGTGCACGAGCAGCGACAGCAAGTTCTGGTGTGAGTTCTCTGGAGACCCTTCCACCTGTCCACACTACGCAGCAAACCAGAAATCCTACTGGAAGCAAGTCTCCCGATCcttaaagaagcagaagcagatcTGTCAGGACCCCAGAAGCATCCTCAAATCCAAAGTGTGCAGGAAAGGCCCACAAAGTGCTCACCTCATACTGACACGCTCAAGCCTCCTCGCATCAGTGGGTCCTGCAAAAGGGGATGCAACCCACCACAAAAAAGAAGTGACACAggtcccagctgctgcctctgagcCTGGAAAACAGCTAGAGCACAGCTCCCAAGACTGTGTCGAAGACGTTGATTACATTGATCAGAAGAAGGTGGCTGAGGAATACTGTCCAGAGagtctgctttccttctgcaacTTTTTTATAACAATGGTGCAAGACAAAAAATGCTGA